The Micrococcales bacterium genome includes a region encoding these proteins:
- a CDS encoding MBL fold metallo-hydrolase — translation MKLTVVGCTGSFPGPDSPASCYLLEHEDARILLDLGNGSLGQLQRYADIYDIDAVFLSHLHVDHCIDLCSYYVARKYHPDGAAARIPVFGPKGTADRMAAAYGLPLTPGMHDEFNFVRHAPDPTVVGPFTIETARVAHPVEAYAIKVTAGGRSLVYSGDTGPTDALVELARGADLALFEASFVDCPGNPVNLHMTGGQAADAARRAGVGRLLLTHLVPWNDAAVVRAEAAAGFDGDLQLASSGLRVEV, via the coding sequence GTGAAGCTGACCGTGGTGGGGTGCACCGGCTCGTTCCCGGGGCCTGACAGCCCGGCGTCCTGCTACCTGCTCGAGCACGAGGACGCGCGTATCCTGCTGGATCTCGGCAACGGGTCGCTGGGACAGTTGCAGCGGTACGCCGACATCTACGACATCGACGCGGTGTTCCTCTCGCACCTGCACGTGGACCACTGCATCGACCTCTGTTCCTATTACGTCGCGCGCAAGTACCACCCCGATGGGGCGGCTGCGCGCATCCCGGTCTTCGGCCCGAAAGGCACTGCCGACCGCATGGCCGCGGCGTACGGGCTGCCGCTGACTCCCGGCATGCACGACGAGTTCAACTTCGTACGCCACGCACCAGACCCGACAGTGGTGGGGCCGTTCACGATCGAGACGGCGCGGGTCGCACACCCGGTGGAGGCCTACGCCATCAAGGTCACGGCCGGCGGGCGCTCGCTCGTCTACTCCGGGGACACCGGCCCCACCGATGCGCTGGTCGAGTTGGCCCGGGGGGCGGATCTGGCGCTGTTCGAGGCGTCCTTCGTGGACTGCCCCGGAAACCCCGTGAACCTGCACATGACCGGCGGTCAGGCAGCCGATGCGGCGCGGCGGGCCGGCGTGGGTCGCCTGCTCCTGACGCACCTGGTTCCGTGGAACGACGCTGCCGTGGTGCGGGCGGAGGCGGCGGCGGGGTTCGACGGTGACTTGCAGCTGGCCAGCAGCGGCCTCCGGGTGGAGGTTTAG